One genomic region from Negativicoccus succinicivorans encodes:
- a CDS encoding YebC/PmpR family DNA-binding transcriptional regulator: MSGHSKWSNIKHKKGKNDAIRAKITTKIGKEITVAARLGGADPTGNMRLKLALQKARENNVPKDNIQRAIQKGIGATDGGDYEEITYEGYGPSGVALVVEVMTDNRNRAAADVRHAFSKHGGNLGESGSVTWMFKRKGVFVLPGDAGDEEELMMMALDAGAEDFKDDEDDYEVLTTPENYDAVEKAFQDADIEMTISKITMVPDTTIALDGDDARKMQNLLDALDDLDDVKDVYSNAELPDDEEEE, translated from the coding sequence ATGTCCGGACACTCTAAATGGTCCAACATTAAACATAAAAAAGGTAAAAACGACGCCATTCGCGCTAAAATTACGACGAAAATCGGTAAGGAAATTACCGTAGCCGCTCGCTTGGGCGGCGCCGATCCGACCGGTAACATGCGTTTGAAACTCGCCTTGCAGAAGGCGCGTGAAAACAACGTTCCGAAAGACAACATTCAGCGCGCCATCCAGAAAGGGATCGGCGCAACCGACGGCGGCGACTACGAAGAAATTACCTACGAAGGTTACGGCCCGTCCGGCGTCGCTCTTGTGGTCGAAGTCATGACCGATAATCGCAACCGCGCGGCGGCTGACGTACGCCATGCCTTCTCCAAGCACGGCGGCAACCTCGGTGAATCCGGCAGCGTCACCTGGATGTTTAAACGTAAAGGCGTGTTCGTTCTCCCGGGCGATGCCGGTGATGAGGAAGAACTCATGATGATGGCGCTTGACGCCGGCGCGGAAGACTTCAAAGATGATGAAGACGACTATGAAGTATTAACGACTCCGGAAAATTACGATGCCGTCGAAAAGGCATTTCAAGACGCCGATATTGAAATGACGATCAGCAAAATCACCATGGTGCCCGACACCACCATCGCCTTAGACGGCGATGACGCCCGCAAAATGCAAAATCTGCTGGACGCGTTGGATGATCTTGACGATGTCAAAGACGTTTACAGCAACGCGGAACTGCCCGACGACGAAGAGGAAGAATAA